A stretch of DNA from Luteolibacter yonseiensis:
CGGCCAGCCACCGGGTTATTACGGGTTCTGGCCCGAGGACGGTTCCTACAACTTCGGCACCGATGTGGTGGACGTCGCCTACGGGAAGAACGGTGTCTACACCTACAAGAACAACGTCACCGGCCTCGTCACCTTCAACAACGCCACCTTTGGAGATCCGCTGGTCGGCACCGTGAAAACGGGATACCTGAAGCTCCCCTTCGAGGTCAGCGGTTCCAAGCCGGACGGGCGCACCTGCGTCGCCGTCTATCCCCAGCGGTTCAAGGCGTTCCTCGCGGCCCTCGGCGCGGACTCCACGGCCGTGAACAGCTCGCTGGTCGTGAACGTGGACTACAAGACCAGCATCGGCGACACCTACCCGAAAAACCCGCTCCCCACCAACCCGCCGACTCCCTACCTGTCCACGGACTACGGTGTGATCCTCAAGGAGTGCGGCAACCTCACCTCCTTCACCAAGGGCTTCTCGCTCGTCACGAACATGCGGCTCTACATCGGCGATGATTTCAACATCGTGCCCACGACCCCGCCCGCGGGTTATACGCCCGCCGTCACGCTTTCGAACCCGACGGGGCGCTTCATGCCACCCTGCTCGCTGTTCGCCCCGGACAAGCGGTATGGTGTCGAGTCCGACCCGTTCGCGGTGAACATCGGCGGCCAGGTGGGCTCGCTCGCCAGCGAGACCGCCACCGAGGGTGTGCGGCCGCTGGACGCCAAGACCGTGAGCGGAAACGCGGTCGCCGCCGAGCGAATCCACGTGAACCTGAGCCAGATCCGCCATCCATCGGAGGTTCCGCCCATCGTGATGATGAACTGGCTGGTCGTGCTGGAGGAACGGCGGAAGGAATTCTACTAACGGGGAATCATCCCCCGCGGCAAGGTTCCGAAGGCCGGTATCAATCCTCCATGTAGAGGATGCGTCCGCAGTCCTCGCACTGGGCGATTTCCTTGCCGGTCTGCACCTTCATGACGGTGGAGGCGATGAGGCGCATGTGGCATCCCTCGCATTTGCCATCCCGCAGCGGGGCGATGGCGAGGCCGGCCTTGGTTTTCATCAGGCGGGTGTAGAGGGGCAGCACGCTCACCGGCGCGTTGCCGACGAGCTTCTCGCGTTCGGCGGAGACTTCCTTGCGCTCGTCATCCATCCGCTCGTGGCGTTGCTTGATGACCGCGAGGTCCTCCTGCACCAGGGTCTTGGTTTGGTCCAGCGCGGCCTGGGCGGTCTTCAGGGCGGTGCGGAAGCCGTCGACCTCCTCCATCGCCTCGAGCTCCTTGGTTTCGAAATCATCGAGCTCGCGTTCGTAGCGGGTGATCTCGTGGCCCAGCGCGACGAATTCCTCGTTCTTGCGGGTCTCGAACTGCTGGAGCTTCAGCCGCTTGATCGTGGTCCGGCGGGTTTCGGCGTCGAGCTCGATCTTCTTCACCCGCAGTTCGCTGTCCAGAAGGGCCTGGTGCGCCTTCGCCACGGCGGATTCATCCCCGGCCAGCTTCGCCTTCGCGCGGGCTTCGTCCTGGGGGAGTTTTTCAAGATCCTTCGCGAGCGCCAGCAGGCGGCGGTCACGGTCCTGGAGAATCAACAGCGCGCGAACTTCATCTTGCATGCACGTTGGGTAAACGTCCGCGCGCGGCGGGGCAAGGATTGCTTGCAACGGTTGTCACTTCACTTGCGCCTGCTCCTTTTTCAGAAGCGCGTCCGCGGCGTAGATCCCCACCGCCAGCCAGATCAGGCCGAAGGAGACCAGCCGTCCGCCGGTCATCGG
This window harbors:
- a CDS encoding zinc ribbon domain-containing protein; the protein is MQDEVRALLILQDRDRRLLALAKDLEKLPQDEARAKAKLAGDESAVAKAHQALLDSELRVKKIELDAETRRTTIKRLKLQQFETRKNEEFVALGHEITRYERELDDFETKELEAMEEVDGFRTALKTAQAALDQTKTLVQEDLAVIKQRHERMDDERKEVSAEREKLVGNAPVSVLPLYTRLMKTKAGLAIAPLRDGKCEGCHMRLIASTVMKVQTGKEIAQCEDCGRILYMED